Part of the Chlamydiales bacterium STE3 genome is shown below.
TGCGCGCTTTCCATAAAATCAGGCCGCCTTCCATTCTTGCATTTCCCATATAACGTGAATTGGCTTACTACAAGTAACTCTCCTTTCACATCCATTAAGCTAAGATTCATTTTATCGTTAGTGTCGCTAAAAAGACGTAAATTCAACACTTTATCCACATACCATTGAATATGTTCTTGCCTATCGTCTTTGTGAATGCCCAACAATGCCAAAATGCCGCTGCCTATTTTCCCTACAATGCGGCCTTCCACTGATACCGATGCTTCCTTGACACGTTGCACTAAGACTTTCATAACAAATAACTTTTAAAATTTTTACTGATGATTTCCTTCATATCTTGTGGCAAATCAGCAGAGAGACTTAAGCTTTTCTCTTGGAATGGATGCATGATTCTAAGGGAGGCTGCGTGTAGATAGGGGCGTTCTGCTTTATATTTACTATTTGCAGACTCACGACCATAAAGAGGATCTCCTAAAACAGGTGTATTAAGAAAATTTAAGTGCAAACGTACTTGATGTGTGCGGCCTGTTGCAATAATCACTTTGACCAAGCTCAGTCCTCCTTCAGAATGAAGATTT
Proteins encoded:
- a CDS encoding D-tyrosyl-tRNA(Tyr) deacylase (Product derived from UniProtKB/Swiss-Prot:B7IDL6;Gene name derived from UniProtKB/Swiss-Prot:B7IDL6;EC number derived from UniProtKB/Swiss-Prot:B7IDL6) is translated as MKVLVQRVKEASVSVEGRIVGKIGSGILALLGIHKDDRQEHIQWYVDKVLNLRLFSDTNDKMNLSLMDVKGELLVVSQFTLYGKCKNGRRPDFMESAHSSYALPIYQQFLQGLKKDLPNVQAGIFGASMQVQSINDGPITLMIEK